The Kitasatospora sp. NBC_00374 genome has a segment encoding these proteins:
- a CDS encoding amino acid adenylation domain-containing protein — MSTEPQPPAEGGTPGRADRLARLSPEQRARFNARIRGDAASAHQASATPDRAIGPRDRGVPAPLSAGQERLWFLEQLSPGLAVHNEAVALRLTGPLDAAALDTALTSLVVRHEALRSVVENLDGTLVQRVSEAPATVLRTVDLPAGAPAGAEDDLAREEAARPFDLARGPLFRALLIRSTPGSALLVVVNHHMAGDAWSRSVLVGDLCAAYRAQVEGGARQQPPAVQYGDWAVWRSREATEERLAAPLARLRDRLAGAPLLLDLATDRPRPAVPSFRGGRVRFTLDAATTASVETLAKAAKATPFMVILAAWNAVLMRHSGQQDIVVGVPTAGRDRPELESAVGMFVNSLVLRTDLSGDPAFDELLARVRTDALDAFADAQVPFERIVRELQPDRDLSHSPVYQAQFGYRNVPAPSFSLPGVIVEPVELDYGLCRTDLDLDLALDGETTAGLCEYSRDLFDEATVATLTETLVRVLRRGTADPRLRLSELLELTPVERALLDASADGGELPAGAQDVIASFARVVAERPQDTALVAGGQELTYHRLDLRVREIQHGLAEAGVRPGDRVGLCLRRGSDLPAAMLAVLRAGAAYLPLDPDYPAARLAYVIEDARPAVVVTDGSARAAVPGGAPVLDLDRLPLGAGAPDPAADDAPEAAAYVIHTSGSTGQPKGVVVRRRNLTAFLAAMDRVVDTGAEPVTWLAVTSVSFDISVLELLWTLSRGHRVVLSPDAGAPTGPDGTATPGFSLFYFASDPADSTPGPDRYRLLMDGARFADEHGFDGVWLPERHFHDFGGSYPAPSVLAAAVAQVTRRVGIRAGSVVLPLHHVARVAEEWSVVDNLSDGRVGLSFASGWHVDDFLLAKDAYEDRHRLTVDAIDRVRRLWRGEKLAFEAPGGRTVETGVLPSPVQPELPFWLTSSGSADTCRRAGEIGARLLTHLLGQSVDELAERIADYRTAWQEAGHPGEPHVTVMVHTFVGADADEVRAQARQPFRDYLRSSLGLIANLAKGLGLDIRAADFSTEDEEALLDHACARYLRGGSLIGTAEDCLPLVQRLGSIGVDEIACLVDFGVPAEATLAALPRLDALRRAAAQARPAVGAPAAADAALTGLIRQYGVTHLQCTPSRARALLDEADTAALGGLRTLLLGGERLDADLARQLAGHTGADLLNMYGPTETTVWSTFDRVDPAAPVTIGRPIAGTTARVLDEHGRRTPVGVPGELYLGGAGVTAGYLGRAELTAERFRPDPDAADPDARLYRTGDLVRVRPDGRLEYLSRNDQQVKIRGFRIETGEVETALAGVPGVQHAVVAARSDGPGGLRLVGYLIADEGATLDPAAVRAHLAERLPGYMVPSVFVVLDALPVTANGKLDRAALPAPAAAGTPGGRAPRTVREEILHDLFAEALGVERLGIDDDFFQLGGHSLLAIRLVNRIRATVDAGAEVRMLFEDPTVAGLAERLGAAAGRRRPAVLAVADRPAFLPLSSGQRRLWVLDQLSGPSGTWNDPMVTRIDGVLDHAALAAAVQDVTARHETLRTVYRQQGGEPYQWIVPAAEAVVPVRTASCEPHEADALVAEEATRAFDLEADLPIRVLVVETGPAEYTLLVVLHHIATDGFSIRPFYQDLSLAYAARREGRQPDWQPLPVQYADYTLWQAELLGDDRDRDGEANRQLGYWRDTLADLPDELALPYDRPRPVRPTNRGDAVHLRLDAAAHRSLREVANRYHATVFMVAQAALAAVLARFGAGGDIPLGTVVAGRSEEALDGLVGCFINTLVLRTDTTGDPTFGDLLARVRDADLAAYEHQDLPFDRLVEDLQPTRSLGRHPLFQVMISWAGATDGLLGLPGLHCTPAPAESEVSRFDLGLRIDEQPVGSGGESELALLLRYSVDLFDRGTAQEVGDRFVRLLRAAALAPETRIGAYDLLSADEARALAEFDATGPAQAPCTLLEAFDRQVAATPEAVAVDDGGRELTYRQLSSSADRLAAELIAAGVAPQTAVPILMERSAEILVAFLAVLRAGGSYLPLHTAHPSARLRRTLAAETSPVLLVSEALREHELVREQAGSGRSVLVAEAAVVTTGGEPPAWPRVRPEDLAYVMYTSGSTGEPKGIEITHQGVVDLALDPSWEVTAADRVLFQAPPAFDGSTYEIWAPLLAGGRVVVAPPGGLDAQRLQHLVRERGLTRVSLTAGLFRVIAEDAPEAFAGLAEVTTGGDVISANAVRLVLDACPGIIVRTTYGPTEMTLCVTQQGWRAGDVLGAAVPLGRPMGGTRARVLDRDLRPVLPGRTGELYLAGAGTARGYRGQPALTAERFVADPYGEPGGRMYRTGDVVRRTREGELQFVGRTDDQVKIRGFRIETGEVEAALVEAPGVRQAAVLAREDRPGDKRLVGYLVAREGVVLDTAALTARLAERLPDYMVPSALVPVAALPLTANGKVDRAALPAPDFTRKPARPPAAAAPPQHHESAEPAEQTGVFARIRTAFDGRTRRRETTGGTTK, encoded by the coding sequence GTGAGTACCGAACCGCAGCCGCCCGCCGAGGGCGGCACCCCGGGCCGGGCCGACCGGCTGGCCCGGCTGAGCCCCGAGCAGCGCGCCCGCTTCAATGCCAGGATCCGCGGCGACGCCGCGTCCGCCCACCAGGCCTCGGCCACGCCCGACCGGGCGATCGGACCCCGCGACCGAGGCGTCCCGGCACCGCTGTCGGCGGGCCAGGAGCGGCTCTGGTTCCTGGAGCAGCTCAGCCCCGGGCTCGCCGTCCACAACGAGGCGGTGGCCCTGCGGCTCACCGGCCCGCTCGACGCCGCCGCCCTGGACACCGCGCTGACCTCGCTGGTCGTCCGCCACGAGGCCCTGCGCAGCGTCGTGGAGAACCTGGACGGCACCCTCGTCCAGCGGGTGTCGGAAGCACCGGCCACCGTGCTGCGGACCGTCGACCTGCCGGCCGGCGCCCCGGCCGGAGCCGAGGACGACCTGGCCAGGGAGGAGGCGGCCCGGCCGTTCGACCTCGCGCGGGGGCCGTTGTTCCGGGCCCTGTTGATCCGGTCGACGCCGGGATCGGCCCTGCTCGTCGTGGTCAACCACCACATGGCCGGGGACGCCTGGTCGCGGTCCGTCCTGGTAGGCGACCTGTGCGCCGCCTACCGGGCGCAGGTCGAGGGCGGCGCACGGCAGCAGCCCCCGGCGGTCCAGTACGGGGACTGGGCCGTGTGGCGCAGCCGTGAGGCGACCGAGGAGCGTCTGGCCGCCCCGCTCGCCCGGCTGCGCGACCGGCTGGCCGGAGCGCCGCTCCTGCTCGACCTCGCCACCGACCGGCCCCGCCCGGCGGTGCCGTCCTTCCGCGGCGGCCGGGTCCGGTTCACCCTGGACGCGGCCACCACCGCGTCCGTCGAGACGCTGGCCAAGGCCGCCAAGGCGACCCCGTTCATGGTGATCCTGGCCGCCTGGAACGCCGTGCTGATGCGCCACTCCGGGCAGCAGGACATCGTCGTCGGCGTTCCGACCGCCGGCCGGGACCGGCCCGAACTGGAGAGCGCCGTCGGCATGTTCGTCAACAGCCTGGTGCTGCGCACGGACCTCTCCGGCGACCCGGCCTTCGACGAGCTGCTGGCCAGGGTCCGCACCGACGCCCTGGACGCCTTCGCCGACGCCCAGGTCCCGTTCGAGCGGATCGTCCGCGAGCTCCAGCCGGACCGCGATCTCAGCCACTCGCCGGTCTACCAGGCCCAGTTCGGCTACCGGAACGTCCCCGCCCCGAGCTTCTCGCTGCCCGGCGTCATCGTCGAGCCGGTCGAACTGGACTACGGGCTCTGCCGCACGGACCTCGACCTGGACCTCGCGCTCGACGGCGAGACCACCGCCGGCCTCTGCGAGTACAGCCGGGACCTCTTCGACGAGGCGACGGTCGCCACCCTCACCGAGACCCTGGTCCGGGTCCTGCGCCGGGGCACGGCCGACCCGCGGCTGCGGCTCTCCGAGCTGCTCGAACTCACCCCGGTGGAACGGGCGCTGCTCGACGCCTCCGCCGACGGCGGCGAACTGCCCGCCGGCGCCCAGGACGTCATCGCCTCGTTCGCCCGGGTGGTGGCCGAGCGGCCGCAGGACACCGCACTCGTGGCCGGCGGGCAGGAGCTGACGTACCACCGGCTCGACCTCAGGGTGCGGGAGATCCAGCATGGCCTGGCCGAAGCCGGGGTCCGCCCCGGCGACCGGGTGGGGCTGTGCCTGCGCCGCGGCAGCGACCTCCCCGCCGCCATGCTCGCCGTGCTGCGCGCCGGCGCCGCCTACCTGCCGCTCGACCCCGACTACCCGGCCGCCCGACTCGCGTACGTCATCGAGGACGCCCGGCCCGCAGTCGTGGTCACCGACGGCAGCGCCCGCGCCGCCGTCCCGGGCGGGGCGCCGGTGCTCGACCTCGACCGGTTGCCGCTCGGAGCCGGGGCCCCGGATCCGGCGGCCGACGACGCCCCCGAAGCCGCCGCGTACGTCATCCACACCTCCGGCTCGACCGGGCAGCCCAAGGGCGTGGTGGTACGCCGCCGCAACCTCACCGCCTTCCTGGCCGCGATGGACCGCGTCGTGGACACCGGGGCCGAGCCGGTGACCTGGCTCGCCGTCACCAGCGTCTCCTTCGACATCTCCGTCCTGGAGCTGCTGTGGACGCTGAGCCGGGGCCACCGGGTGGTGCTCAGCCCCGACGCCGGCGCGCCGACCGGCCCGGACGGCACCGCCACCCCCGGGTTCAGCCTGTTCTACTTCGCCAGCGACCCGGCCGACAGCACCCCCGGCCCGGACCGCTACCGGCTGCTGATGGACGGCGCCCGGTTCGCCGACGAGCACGGATTCGACGGCGTCTGGCTGCCCGAACGGCACTTCCACGACTTCGGCGGCTCCTACCCGGCGCCCTCGGTGCTCGCCGCCGCCGTCGCCCAGGTCACCCGCCGGGTGGGGATCCGGGCCGGCAGCGTCGTCCTGCCGCTGCACCACGTGGCGCGGGTCGCCGAGGAGTGGTCGGTGGTCGACAACCTGTCCGACGGGCGGGTCGGCCTGTCCTTCGCCTCCGGCTGGCACGTCGACGACTTCCTGCTCGCCAAGGACGCCTACGAGGACCGCCACCGGCTCACCGTCGACGCGATCGACCGGGTGCGGCGCCTGTGGCGCGGCGAGAAGCTGGCCTTCGAGGCCCCCGGTGGACGGACCGTCGAGACCGGCGTACTGCCCAGCCCCGTCCAGCCCGAACTGCCGTTCTGGCTCACCTCCTCCGGCAGCGCCGACACCTGCCGCCGCGCCGGCGAGATCGGCGCCCGGCTGCTGACCCACCTGCTCGGCCAGAGCGTCGACGAACTCGCCGAACGGATCGCCGACTACCGGACCGCCTGGCAGGAGGCCGGCCACCCCGGCGAGCCCCACGTCACTGTCATGGTCCACACCTTCGTCGGCGCCGACGCCGACGAGGTCCGCGCCCAGGCCCGGCAGCCGTTCCGCGACTACCTGCGCTCCTCGCTCGGGCTGATCGCCAACCTGGCCAAGGGCCTCGGACTGGACATCCGGGCCGCCGACTTCAGCACGGAGGACGAGGAGGCCCTGCTCGACCACGCCTGCGCGCGCTACCTGCGGGGCGGCTCGCTGATCGGCACCGCCGAGGACTGCCTGCCGCTCGTCCAGCGGCTCGGCTCGATCGGTGTGGACGAGATCGCCTGCCTGGTCGACTTCGGTGTGCCCGCCGAAGCCACCCTGGCGGCCCTGCCCAGGCTCGACGCCCTGCGCCGCGCGGCGGCGCAGGCCCGTCCGGCGGTCGGCGCACCGGCCGCGGCCGACGCCGCGCTGACCGGCCTGATCCGGCAGTACGGCGTCACCCACCTGCAGTGCACCCCGTCGCGGGCCCGGGCCCTGCTCGACGAGGCCGACACCGCCGCGCTCGGCGGCCTGCGCACCCTCCTGCTCGGCGGCGAGAGGCTCGACGCCGACCTCGCCCGGCAGCTCGCCGGACACACCGGCGCGGACCTGCTCAACATGTACGGTCCCACCGAGACCACGGTCTGGTCGACCTTCGACCGGGTGGACCCGGCGGCCCCCGTCACCATCGGCCGCCCGATCGCCGGCACCACGGCCCGCGTGCTGGACGAGCACGGCCGCCGCACCCCGGTCGGCGTGCCCGGCGAGCTGTACCTGGGCGGTGCCGGGGTCACGGCCGGCTACCTCGGCCGTGCCGAACTCACCGCGGAGCGCTTCCGGCCCGATCCTGACGCGGCCGACCCGGACGCCCGGCTCTACCGCACCGGCGACCTCGTCCGGGTCCGCCCCGACGGTCGGCTGGAGTACCTCTCCCGCAACGACCAGCAGGTCAAGATCCGGGGCTTCCGGATCGAGACCGGGGAGGTCGAGACGGCCCTCGCGGGGGTGCCCGGCGTCCAGCACGCCGTGGTCGCGGCCAGGTCGGACGGGCCGGGCGGGCTGCGCCTGGTCGGGTACCTGATCGCCGACGAGGGCGCGACGTTGGACCCGGCCGCCGTCCGGGCCCACCTCGCCGAACGGCTGCCCGGCTACATGGTGCCGTCCGTCTTCGTCGTCCTGGACGCGCTGCCGGTGACCGCCAACGGCAAGCTCGACCGGGCCGCACTGCCCGCGCCGGCCGCCGCCGGCACCCCGGGCGGGCGCGCGCCGCGGACGGTGCGCGAGGAGATCCTGCACGACCTGTTCGCCGAGGCCCTCGGGGTCGAGCGGCTGGGCATCGACGACGACTTCTTCCAGCTCGGCGGCCACTCGCTGCTGGCGATCCGCCTGGTCAACCGGATCCGCGCCACCGTGGACGCAGGCGCCGAGGTGCGGATGCTCTTCGAGGACCCGACGGTCGCCGGGCTCGCCGAACGCCTCGGTGCCGCCGCCGGCCGCCGCCGCCCGGCCGTGCTCGCGGTCGCCGACCGGCCCGCGTTCCTTCCCCTGTCCTCCGGACAGCGGCGGCTCTGGGTGCTCGACCAGCTGTCCGGTCCGAGCGGCACCTGGAACGACCCGATGGTCACCCGGATCGACGGCGTCCTGGACCACGCGGCGCTTGCCGCCGCCGTCCAGGACGTGACGGCGCGGCACGAGACCCTGCGCACGGTCTACCGGCAGCAGGGCGGTGAGCCGTACCAGTGGATCGTCCCGGCGGCGGAGGCCGTCGTCCCGGTGCGCACCGCCTCGTGCGAGCCGCACGAGGCGGACGCCCTCGTCGCCGAGGAGGCCACCCGCGCCTTCGACCTGGAGGCCGACCTGCCGATCCGCGTCCTGGTCGTGGAGACGGGCCCCGCGGAGTACACCCTGCTGGTGGTGCTGCACCACATCGCCACCGACGGCTTCTCGATCCGCCCGTTCTACCAGGACCTCTCGCTCGCCTACGCCGCCCGGCGCGAGGGCCGGCAGCCCGACTGGCAGCCGCTGCCCGTCCAGTACGCGGACTACACGCTCTGGCAGGCGGAGCTGCTCGGCGACGACCGCGACCGGGACGGCGAGGCGAACCGCCAACTCGGCTACTGGCGCGACACCCTGGCCGACCTGCCGGACGAGCTCGCACTGCCCTACGACCGGCCGCGCCCGGTCCGCCCGACCAACCGCGGCGACGCCGTCCACCTCCGCCTCGACGCGGCGGCCCACCGCAGTCTGCGGGAGGTGGCGAACCGGTACCACGCCACGGTGTTCATGGTCGCCCAGGCCGCGCTGGCCGCCGTCCTCGCCCGTTTCGGCGCGGGCGGCGACATCCCGCTCGGCACGGTGGTGGCGGGCCGCAGCGAGGAGGCGCTGGACGGACTCGTCGGGTGCTTCATCAACACCCTCGTGCTGCGTACCGACACCACCGGCGATCCGACCTTCGGCGACCTGCTCGCCAGGGTCCGGGACGCGGACCTGGCCGCCTACGAGCACCAGGACCTGCCCTTCGACCGCCTGGTGGAGGATCTCCAGCCCACCCGCTCGCTCGGCCGCCACCCGCTGTTCCAGGTGATGATCTCCTGGGCGGGGGCCACGGACGGCCTGCTCGGCCTGCCGGGGCTGCACTGCACCCCGGCGCCGGCCGAGTCCGAGGTGTCCCGATTCGACCTCGGGCTGCGCATCGACGAGCAGCCGGTCGGGTCGGGCGGGGAGAGCGAACTCGCCCTGTTGCTGCGGTACTCGGTGGACCTGTTCGACCGGGGGACGGCGCAGGAGGTCGGCGACCGGTTCGTCCGGTTGCTGCGGGCCGCGGCGCTCGCCCCGGAGACCAGGATCGGCGCGTACGACCTGCTCTCGGCCGACGAGGCGCGCGCGTTGGCGGAGTTCGACGCCACGGGCCCGGCGCAGGCGCCGTGCACGCTGCTGGAGGCCTTCGACCGGCAGGTGGCGGCCACCCCGGAGGCAGTCGCCGTCGACGACGGCGGCCGTGAACTGACGTATCGTCAACTCAGCTCATCTGCTGATAGGTTGGCAGCGGAGCTGATCGCGGCCGGAGTGGCGCCGCAGACGGCGGTGCCGATCCTGATGGAGCGCTCCGCCGAGATCCTGGTGGCCTTCCTGGCGGTCCTGCGGGCGGGCGGGAGCTACCTTCCGCTGCACACCGCCCACCCGTCGGCCCGGCTCCGCCGGACGCTCGCCGCCGAGACGTCCCCCGTGCTCCTGGTGAGCGAGGCCCTGCGCGAGCACGAACTCGTCCGGGAGCAGGCCGGGTCCGGACGCTCGGTGCTGGTGGCCGAGGCCGCCGTGGTGACCACCGGGGGTGAACCGCCCGCCTGGCCGCGGGTCCGGCCCGAGGACCTCGCGTACGTGATGTACACCTCGGGCTCGACCGGGGAGCCGAAGGGCATCGAGATCACCCACCAAGGCGTGGTGGACCTCGCGCTCGACCCGTCCTGGGAGGTCACCGCCGCCGACCGGGTGCTGTTCCAGGCGCCGCCCGCCTTCGACGGATCCACCTACGAGATCTGGGCGCCGCTGCTGGCCGGCGGACGGGTGGTCGTCGCCCCGCCGGGCGGCCTGGACGCGCAGCGGCTGCAGCACCTGGTCCGCGAACGCGGGCTCACCCGGGTGAGCCTGACGGCAGGCCTCTTCCGGGTGATCGCCGAGGACGCGCCCGAGGCGTTCGCCGGCCTCGCGGAGGTCACCACCGGCGGGGACGTCATCTCCGCGAACGCCGTCCGGCTGGTCCTGGACGCCTGCCCCGGCATCATCGTCCGCACCACGTACGGCCCGACCGAGATGACCCTCTGCGTCACCCAGCAGGGGTGGCGCGCCGGGGACGTGCTCGGCGCGGCGGTGCCGCTCGGCCGCCCGATGGGCGGCACCCGCGCCCGCGTCCTGGACCGCGACCTGCGGCCGGTGCTCCCCGGCCGCACCGGCGAGCTGTACCTGGCCGGCGCCGGCACCGCCCGGGGGTACCGGGGGCAGCCCGCCCTCACCGCCGAGCGCTTCGTCGCCGACCCGTACGGCGAACCGGGCGGGCGGATGTACCGCACCGGCGACGTGGTGCGCCGGACCCGCGAGGGCGAGCTGCAGTTCGTCGGCCGCACGGACGATCAGGTGAAGATCCGGGGATTCCGGATCGAGACCGGCGAGGTCGAGGCCGCACTGGTCGAGGCCCCGGGCGTGCGGCAGGCCGCGGTCCTCGCCCGCGAGGACCGGCCGGGGGACAAGCGCCTGGTCGGCTACCTGGTCGCGCGGGAGGGCGTCGTGCTGGACACCGCCGCGCTGACCGCGCGGCTCGCCGAACGGCTGCCGGACTACATGGTGCCCTCGGCACTGGTCCCGGTCGCGGCGCTGCCGTTGACCGCGAACGGAAAGGTGGACCGGGCCGCGCTGCCGGCGCCGGACTTCACGCGCAAGCCGGCTCGGCCCCCGGCCGCCGCCGCCCCGCCGCAGCATCACGAGTCGGCCGAACCGGCCGAGCAGACCGGCGTGTTCGCACGCATCCGAACCGCATTCGACGGGCGCACCCGGCGCCGCGAGACGACTGGAGGAACCACCAAGTGA